A DNA window from Rhinolophus sinicus isolate RSC01 linkage group LG10, ASM3656204v1, whole genome shotgun sequence contains the following coding sequences:
- the BHLHA15 gene encoding class A basic helix-loop-helix protein 15, which translates to MKTKNRPPRRRVPPQNTEATAGEQTSDRPQPGSGPQLAKGLRSRTARVQGARVESGRRRLGPAGSSGRRESSIQRRLESNERERQRMHTLNNAFQALREVIPHVRADKKLSKIETLTLAKNYIKSLTATILTMSSGCLPGLDGPGPKLYQHYQQQQSTGSTLGATEAQPEGHLQKYSTQIHSFREGS; encoded by the coding sequence ATGAAGACCAAAAACCGCCCCCCCAGGCGCAGGGTGCCTCCTCAGAACACAGAGGCCACCGCAGGGGAGCAGACCTCGGACAGGCCCCAGCCAGGCTCCGGGCCCCAGCTGGCTAAGGGTCTGCGGAGCAGGACAGCGCGGGTGCAGGGCGCGCGGGTGGAAAGCGGGCGCAGGCGGTTGGGGCCCGCGGGTTCGAGTGGCCGGCGGGAGAGCAGCATCCAGCGGCGGCTGGAGAGCAATGAGAGAGAGCGGCAGCGCATGCACACGCTGAACAACGCCTTCCAGGCGCTGCGCGAGGTCATCCCACACGTGCGCGCCGACAAGAAGCTCTCCAAGATAGAGACCCTCACGCTGGCCAAGAACTACATCAAGTCGCTGACGGCCACCATCCTGACCATGTCCAGCGGTTGCCTCCCGGGGCTGGATGGCCCCGGCCCCAAGCTCTACCAGCACTACCAGCAGCAGCAGTCCACCGGCAGCACACTCGGTGCCACCGAGGCCCAGCCCGAGGGCCACTTGCAAAAGTACTCCACGCAGATCCACAGCTTCCGAGAGGGCTCCTAG